The following are from one region of the Vitis riparia cultivar Riparia Gloire de Montpellier isolate 1030 chromosome 9, EGFV_Vit.rip_1.0, whole genome shotgun sequence genome:
- the LOC117921986 gene encoding shikimate O-hydroxycinnamoyltransferase-like, whose product MSSSGGEFMVTMRRKEVVAAMLPMQKHWLPLSNLDLLLPPIDVAVFFCYKKPRGSASGGDDFTFGSMVRVLKEAMVQALVPYYAFAGEILSNSLGEAELLCNNRGVDFLEAYEDVKLQDLNLYNPDESIEGKLAPTRKHGVLSVQVTELKCGGIVVACTFDHRIADAYSTNMFLVSWAEMAQSKPLSVIPSFRRSLLNPRHPGSYAPSLDHMYVPISALPPPKVPQPGADPLISRLYYVTAEKLSLLQTLATSKSSSYKRTKLESLSAFLWKMVAKSAHMENANQKICKMSVVVDGRKRLSSGDEDMTTAMASYFGNVLSFPFGEKIVNDLKEKPLSWVGDEVHDFLEAAMTKEHFLGLIDWVEAHRPEPATLKMYCSGNSDGPRFTVSSGQRFPVTKVDFGWGRPALGSYHFPWGEEVGYVMPMPSPTVDGDWVVYMHLLKAQIELIETDAADIFSPLTAYHLNLLNAD is encoded by the exons ATGAGTAGTAGTGGAGGAGAATTCATGGTAACAATGAGGAGGAAAGAAGTAGTGGCAGCTATGCTACCAATGCAGAAGCACTGGCTACCACTCTCTAACCTGGACTTGCTTTTACCCCCCATTGATGTTGCCGTGTTCTTCTGTTATAAGAAGCCACGTGGAAGTGCCAGCGGAGGTGATGACTTCACATTTGGGTCCATGGTTAGGGTTCTGAAAGAGGCCATGGTCCAAGCCCTGGTGCCCTATTATGCCTTTGCTGGAGAAATCTTGTCTAACTCATTAGGGGAAGCTGAGCTTCTTTGCAACAACCGTGGGGTGGATTTCTTGGAGGCTTATGAGGATGTAAAACTACAAGACCTCAACTTGTATAACCCTGACGAAAGCATTGAAGGCAAGCTTGCCCCTACGAGGAAGCATGGCGTCCTCTCAGTCCAG GTGACTGAGCTCAAATGTGGCGGAATTGTGGTGGCCTGTACATTTGATCACCGGATAGCAGACGCATATTCTACCAATATGTTCCTAGTTTCATGGGCTGAGATGGCTCAGTCCAAGCCCTTATCTGTAATACCATCTTTCCGGCGTTCTCTCCTCAACCCTCGACATCCAGGCTCCTATGCTCCGTCCCTTGACCACATGTACGTTCCCATCTCAGCCTTACCTCCGCCCAAAGTTCCACAACCTGGTGCTGATCCTCTCATAAGCCGTCTGTACTATGTCACTGCCGAGAAGCTCAGTCTACTCCAAACACTAGCCACCAGCAAGAGTAGCTCCTACAAGAGGACCAAACTAGAGTCTCTTAGTGCCTTTTTGTGGAAGATGGTGGCCAAAAGTGCTCACATGGAAAATGCAAACCAAAAAATATGCAAGATGAGTGTCGTGGTGGATGGAAGAAAGAGGTTAAGCAGTGGAGATGAGGATATGACAACAGCGATGGCCTCATACTTTGGAAATGTGCTGTCCTTCCCCTTTGGTGAGAAGATAGTAAATGACCTCAAAGAAAAACCACTGAGTTGGGTGGGAGATGAAGTTCATGATTTCCTGGAAGCGGCTATGACAAAGGAACATTTCTTGGGGCTGATAGACTGGGTGGAGGCTCATCGTCCAGAGCCGGCTACACTGAAAATGTACTGCAGTGGCAATAGCGACGGGCCAAGATTTACGGTGTCATCAGGGCAGAGGTTCCCGGTGACAAAGGTGGATTTCGGGTGGGGTAGGCCGGCTCTAGGGTCATATCATTTTCCATGGGGTGAAGAAGTTGGGTACGTGATGCCAATGCCAAGCCCCACTGTAGATGGTGACTGGGTGGTGTACATGCACCTCTTGAAAGCCCAGATTGAGTTGATTGAGACTGATGCTGCTGATATCTTTAGCCCCTTAACAGCCTACCATCTCAATTTGCTTAACGCAGATTAG